The following are encoded together in the Mycteria americana isolate JAX WOST 10 ecotype Jacksonville Zoo and Gardens chromosome 2, USCA_MyAme_1.0, whole genome shotgun sequence genome:
- the ICE1 gene encoding little elongation complex subunit 1 isoform X7 codes for MMPGETPPPPAGTAAAAAACANCGVLQQNINEYVAALIALKQKMIDGDRLLTEYQQKCTELQFAEREISALRCQVEQMLQKILPLEKCQEELGSLKAELEEKKSSLKIYRESQLEYVKIKEEIVNSDAVRKKLETKVKKLEEAATKHTQDFRQLKTEKKRLEKELKKAQGKLDGVLKEKCRKVKHVETQSSSEDLTKDIDKEKIKLLLEELWMCIDSATGKRENQENDPVLASVQDKAWPEKRRLTVTEETVQIHQKIRKCDGKTLPWYSSLESAGKQNSVTAVQLQVSTEPFGGDCVENRTTEECLHSGEDKTVDVVIQTDGAHSSSDFSDQEQKGPGGNVMDILNWARPLPALLSPVQLSPLTTQDILFGEITGSSDEEVDCSASAVEDILQEDQVQPQSCNVFSLSEECNRQSKSCEHGLDAEISRNLSWNEKNVCISPKMSSKEEKDAETKQSEAATLITNMETNKDCLEENSENMETEKRELTEATAHELEAFEEQKGDSEDMHSEEGGSSVDSVLQSFKPQNQMEKCEVEQTEKNVILIRAVDYEGTHEKHGELMKAERDGLSGERETPRAVSVPQNVTHLPPEQCIVLQSEDSEEKSDVLIQNEVVENESKNVIKVTNMASDIGEKVKQVIIGEEVTAAIQMKGLCAEANNERELSENVLSDFSSSKSFCEVECPKDLMIKRDGEGTIMETEADTGAIEISAHSQCSEIKHDSEETLEKQCVQTVKDEADGECEPETVEVSRHYLPVSAIEGIRNSLSLDAVDKNVGMERTTLSAFPNDDEQLKIEDMYITRPKTIELAVKFNRESVLEIAGSSELLHSAENGKLVDIKEGGYLKGKPREEENGSNLSQGKSDLESILALPKTACIIDAESSIAECESSVLDFTEIKGEIKQPENLCSTLEHGLSKTQNFRVFEPQETEFKVNPEDFGEESSELVERVDTIESVLVESNLTSQAQFAKPLNQFLVTENVKCDEIKGKVNKQSKEMVTETCSSSFNWEENVVKKNNISEIICQPTLEMDFNSGLAFSTQGDLEMGCINTEETDSPVQVGVGWESTMPPGLNFSLHKVVSFVETNLTEKAGFSHTWENKGGKNCVTFNCSSESLEEGAEILSAEKDNVCKQLDCPEREYIHKNEVKIPDEKEQPVDKEPQASLKSRILDANSYNKDTFLLQKLDCQESGCSTSMWEVRSDPSGTGSLTAGGESKELNRFEASGKNAIKRSKNDFDMPEQSNESEEKECSVQKVRYVKCSECVPMFRKELRASRRIAVGALETGAIADADYQVCKLHSTMHPGNSLTVSHLKADTMVDMDTHCETNTSPDTASESSSVVGEGYPKDLASWKRECILVTSENTEGANECMVDSNRAGCISDSEEGLLKTGTSKESPVMPNASKNRLPLCQMLTTFSETCRLAVKNSKLNTRMLALGNFLEENDSENLQSNVEQSLLHGVDMGVSVFEEYNHNQTCTACNIGENNTDDTLDGSSRKKVFVKYLPNPVLSDVECNCQTVRQPSEPQKPVFEKLCMLESESCVHVALKKSNKLKCKEQEPSEISSVSTKTAAQVMHAKLSKRLFQGKRKTKTLKVKLTRPVLANADTSMPTKCSSETINKIRQEMGPPLPPLLLPLIATPPKAACTVSPVMSSTGRSSLLSPLDDLISPLRETPVPPLMSPLTDTPTVKSALLFSPPSPSEMAVGRRIHSSPLKFCTSIPKHALPVPGRFPLFAADSAAPSAPQENSVKILDTMYPELSARARTLNILKGNIQLNRCAFSDSQSLPGPVAQIGGFKAIASTSTAFVKTGSNLKLDSSKDQDKDVQNQQLFSSSSNHLEKRTLLPISMPRSAKRLRLDSEPPKLEPNDVAAIGNAKNTISEMQEAFHDKSCEISDSAHSSSLEASLPVKKVIDPHCQKVSLALKKIAESCFDLLPVIKGHVYVGNISKIPIMRDEEKEVVYEFGVKNKVAGLDLLVPHEANIQTPWCLQVPSLNLWPLQHLAPKPLILLPTFSPPSKHPMHLAESLLHAILNKLKAQKNATKYNFNQALCRVYTGVCRQLGDLERARLFCYSLLKEGLV; via the exons ATGATGCCTGGAGAGacaccgccgccgccggccgggaccgcagccgccgccgcggcctgCGCGAACTGCGGTGTTCTCCAGCAG AATATAAATGAATATGTAGCCGCATTAAttgcactgaagcaaaaaatgaTTGATGGAGA tcgTTTGCTGACAGAGTATCAACAGAAATGCACTGA GCTTCAATTTGCTGAACG AGAGATCTCTGCTCTTCGTTGCCAAGTGGAGCAGATGCTACAGAAAATCCTGCCTCTGGAAAAGTGCCAGGAAGAGTTGGGTTCCTTGAAAGCAGAGTTGGAAGAGAAAAAG AGTTCTCTCAAGATTTATCGGGAGAGTCAACTGGAATATgttaaaattaaagaagaaatagtAAACAGTGATGCTGT gagaaagaaactggaaacaaaagTGAAGAAACTTGAAG aggCTGCAACAAAGCATACACAGGACTTCAgacaactgaaaactgaaaagaaaaggctTGAAAAGGAACTAAAGAAGGCACAA GGAAAACTTGATGGTGTACTTAAAGAGAAGTGCAGAAAAG TTAAGCATGTGGAGACCCAGAGTTCAAGTGAAGATCTTACAAAAGATATAGACAAAG aaaaaataaagctcttgTTAGAAGAACTGTGGATGTGCATTGACAGTGcaacaggaaaaagagagaatcAGGAAAATGATCCTGTCTTGG cttctgttcagGATAAGGCATGGCCTGAAAAAAGACGGCTGACTGTTACGGAAG AAACTGTACAGATCCACCAAAAGATCAGGAAGTGTGATGGCAAAACGCTACCTTGGTATTCTTCACTAGAAAGTGCTGGAAAGCAAAATTCTGTAACAGCCGTGCAACTTCAAGTGAGTACTGAGCCTTTTGGAGGTGACTGTGTTGAGAACAGGACTACTGAAGAATGTCTGCACAGTGGTGAGGATAAAACTGTAGATGTGGTAATACAGACAGATGGGGCACACAGCAGTTCAGACTTCTCTGATCAGGAGCAAAAGGGCCCAGGTGGAAATGTGATGGATATATTGAATTGGGCCAGGCCTCTCCCTGCTCTACTTTCTCCAGTACAGCTTTCACCACTAACTACACAG gATATATTGTTTGGAGAAATCACAGGTTCCAGCGACGAAGAAGTTGATTGCAGTGCTTCTGCAGTGGAGGATATTTTACAAGAAGACCAAGTTCAGCCTCAGAGTTGTAATGTATTCAGCCTCAGTGAGGAGTGTAACAGACAGAGCAAATCATGTGAACATGGTCTTGATGCAGAAATTTCACGTAACCTGAGTTGGAATGAAAAGAATGTTTGCATCAGTCCAAAGATGTcaagcaaggaggagaaagatgCTGAAACAAAGCAATCTGAAGCTGCTACTTTAATTACAAACATGGAAACTAACAAAGATTGTTTGGAGGAGAATTCTGAGAATATGGAAACTGAGAAGAGAGAACTAACTGAAGCAACAGCACATGAATTGGAAGCCtttgaagaacagaaaggagaCAGTGAGGACATGCACAGTGAAGAGGGAGGTTCTTCAGTTGATTCTGTGTTACAGAGTTTCAAGCCTCAGAATCAGATGGAAAAATGTGAGGTAGAGCAAACAGAGAAGAATGTAATCTTAATCAGAGCTGTTGATTATGAAGGTACACATGAAAAGCATGGTGAATTAATGAAAGCAGAAAGAGATGGATTatcaggagagagagaaactccCAGGGCAGTATCTGTTCCCCAAAATGTTACTCATTTGCCACCTGAGCAATGCATTGTGCTTCAAAGTGAAGATTCTGAGGAGAAATCTGATGTGTTGATACAGAATGAAGTGGTTGAAAATGAATCAAAAAATGTAATCAAAGTAACTAATATGGCAAGTGATATAGGGGAAAAGGTAAAACAAGTGATAATTGGAGAGGAAGTAACAGCTGCAATACAGATGAAAGGACTCTGTGCAGAGGCAAATAATGAGAGAGagctttctgaaaatgtattgtCTGATTTCAGTAGTTCAAAATCCTTCTGTGAAGTGGAGTGTCCTAAAGACCTAATGATAAAGCGTGACGGGGAGGGAACAATTATGGAGACTGAGGCAGACACTGGAGCTATTGAGATCTCTGCACACTCTCAgtgctctgaaataaaacatgataGTGAAGAGACACTGGAGAAACAATGTGTGCAAACAGTAAAAGATGAAGCAGATGGAGAATGTGAACCAGAGACTGTTGAAGTCTCTAGGCATTACTTACCTGTATCTGCTATTGAAGGAATCAGAAATTCATTGTCTTTGGATGCTGTAGACAAGAATGTAGGTATGGAGAGGACTACTTTGTCAGCCTTTCCAAATGATGACGAACAGCTCAAAATTGAAGACATGTATATAACCAGACCTAAGACTATTGAACTAGCCGTGAAATTTAACAGAGAAAGTGTTCTAGAAATAGCTGGATCGTCAGAGCTACTCCATagtgcagaaaatggaaaattagtgGATATTAAAGAGGGGGGATATTTAAAAGGCAAACCACGCGAGGAAGAAAATGGTAGTAATTTATCGCAAGGGAAGTCAGACTTGGAAAGTATACTTGCACTGCCAAAGACGGCATGCATTATTGATGCAGAAAGCAGCATAGCTGAGTGTGAATCCTCTGTGTtggattttacagaaataaaaggtgaaataaaacaACCTGAAAACCTGTGTAGTACATTAGAACATGGGTTGTCCAAAACTCAAAACTTTAGAGTGTTTGAACCTCAAGAGACAGAATTCAAAGTTAATCCAGAAGATTTTGGAGAGGAAAGCAGTGAGCTGGTAGAAAGAGTGGATACCATTGAATCTGTCTTGGTAGAAAGTAATCTTACTTCTCAGGCACAGTTTGCAAAACCTCTGAATCAGTTCTTGgtaactgaaaatgttaaatgtgatgaaataaaagggaaagtaaataaacaaagcaaggaaatggTGACTGAGACTTGTTCCAGTTCATTTAACTGGGAAGAGAAtgttgtgaagaaaaataatatttcagagaTCATCTGCCAGCCTACTTTAGAAATGGATTTTAATAGTGGCTTGGCTTTTTCTACTCAAGGGGACTTGGAGATGGgctgtataaatactgaagaaacagaTTCTCCTGTGCAAGTGGGAGTTGGCTGGGAGTCCACAATGCCTCCTGGTCTAAATTTCAGTCTTCACAAAGTTGTCAGTTTTGTTGAAACTAATCTCACAGAAAAGGCTGGTTTTTCCCATACATGGGAAAACAAAGGAGGTAAAAACTGTGTTACATTTAACTGTTCTTCAGAAAGCTTGGAAGAGGGTGCTGAGATCCTGTCTGCTGAAAAAGACAATGTGTGCAAACAGCTGGACTGCCCTGAGAGGGAATACATacacaaaaatgaagttaaaattcCAGATGAGAAGGAACAGCCAGTAGATAAAGAACCTCAGGCATCTCTTAAATCACGGATCCTGGATGCAAACTCTTACAATAAGGAtacttttcttctccaaaagctTGATTGTCAAGAATCAGGATGCAGCACTTCTATGTGGGAGGTTAGATCAGATCCTTCTGGAACTGGTTCACTAACAGCTGGGGGAGAAAGCAAAGAATTGAATCGTTTTGAGGCATCTGGGAAAAATGCCATAAAAAGGTCTAAAAATGACTTTGATATGCCAGAGCAGAGCAATGAATCTGAAGAGAAAGAATGTTCTGTACAAAAAGTTAGATATGTGAAATGTTCTGAATGTGTTCCCATGTTCAGAAAGGAACTGAGAGCTTCCAGGAGAATTGCAGTGGGTGCTCTGGAAACTGGTGCAATTGCTGATGCTGATTACCAAGTATGTAAACTTCATTCAACAATGCACCCAGGAAATAGTTTGACAGTTAGTCATCTAAAAGCAGACACTATGGTGGATATGGATACACACTGTGAAACAAACACCTCTCCAGATACTGCAAGTGAGTCGTCAAGTGTGGTTGGGGAGGGTTATCCTAAAGACTTAGCCTCTTGGAAAAGAGAGTGTATATTAGTAACCTCTGAAAATACTGAGGGTGCTAATGAATGCATGGTAGATTCTAACAGAGCTGGATGCATCAGTGACAGTGAGGAAGGTCTGTTAAAAACTGGGACATCAAAAGAAAGCCCTGTGATGCCAAATGCTTCAAAAAATAGATTACCACTATGCCAGATGTTAACCACATTCTCAGAAACTTGCAGATTGGCTGTAaaaaacagtaaattaaatacaAGAATGTTAGCACTTGGCAATTTCTTAGAAGAAAATGATTCTGAAAATCTTCAGTCAAATGTGGAGCAAAGTCTACTACATGGTGTTGATATGGGGGTCTCAGTGTTTGAAGAATATAATCATAATCAGACTTGCACTGCTTGCAACATAGGAGAAAACAACACTGATGATACCCTAGATGGTAGCAgtagaaaaaaagtttttgtcaAGTATCTTCCAAATCCAGTCCTATCTGATGTAGAGTGCAACTGTCAGACAGTTAGGCAGCCTTCTGAGCCACAAAAACCAGTATTTGAGAAACTATGTATGTTGGAGTCAGAGTCTTGTGTGCATGTTGCTCTCAAAAAGAGCAATAAATTGAAGTGCAAAGAACAAGAACCATCTGAAATCTCGAGTGTTTCAACCAAGACAGCGGCCCAAGTAATGCATGCCAAGCTATCAAAGAGGCTGTTTcaaggtaaaagaaaaacaaagactcTCAAAGTTAAACTAACTCGGCCAGTTCTTGCAAATGCTGATACTTCTATGCCAACAAAATGCTCGTCCGAGACTATAAATAAAATTAGGCAAGAGATGggtcctcctctgccccccttgCTACTGCCTTTGATTGCTACTCCTCCAAAAGCTGCATGTACTGTGTCCCCAGTAATGTCTTCTACTGGTCGATCCTCTTTGCTTTCCCCTCTTGATGACCTGATATCCCCACTACGTGAAACTCCTGTTCCTCCTCTCATGTCTCCATTAACAGATACTCCAACAGTGAAatctgctcttttattttctcctccctcaccctcagaAATGGCAGTAGGTAGAAGGATTCACTCCTCACCTTTGAAATTTTGTACTTCTATTCCAAAGCATGCACTTCCTGTGCCAGGAAGATTTCCTCTGTTTGCAGCTGATAGTGCTGCTCCTAGTGCTCCTCAGGAGAACTCTGTGAAAATATTGGACACTATGTATCCAGAGCTGTCTGCAAGGGCAAGGACACTAAATATTCTGAAAGGCAATATTCAGCTTAACCGATGTGCTTTTTCAGACAGCCAAAGTTTGCCAGGACCTGTGGCTCAAATAGGTGGGTTCAAAGCAATTGCATCTACATCAACTGCTTTTGTTAAAACTGGGAGCAATTTGAAACTTGATAGTAGCAAAGATCAAGACAAAGATGTGCAAAATCAGCAATTGTTTTCAAGCTCATCAAATCATCTTGAAAAACGGACACTATTGCCAATATCTATGCCAAGAAGTGCAAAGAGACTGAGGTTGGACAGTGAACCACCAAAACTGGAGCCCAATGATGTTGCTGCTATtggaaatgctaaaaatacaatCTCTGAAATGCAGGAGGCTTTCCATGACAAAAGCTGTGAAATCAGTGATTCAGCACACAGTTCCAGTTTAGAAGCATCACTACCAGTAAAGAAGGTTATTGATCCTCACTGCCAGAAAGTTTCTTTGGCATTGAAGAAAATTGCTGAATCCTGTTTTGACTTGTTACCAGTTATTAAAGGTCATGTGTATGTCGGCAATATCTCAAAGATTCCAATAATGAGAGACGAAGAGAAAGAAGTTGTCTATGAATTTGGTGTAAAAAACAAG GTAGCTGGCTTGGACCTTCTGGTTCCTCATGAAGCCAACATTCAGACTCCCTGGTGTCTGCAGGTACCCAGTCTAAACCTGTGGCCTCTCCAGCACTTGGCTCCTAAGCCTCTCATTCTACTCCCCACTTTTAGCCCTCCCTCTAAACATCCTATG CATTTAGCAGAGTCCTTGCTGCATGCTATTCTCAATAAACTCAAGGCTCAGAAGAATGCCACAAAATACAATTTCAATCAGGCTCTATGTCGAGTCTATACAGGAGTTTGTCGACAGTTGGGAGATTTGGAAAGAGCCCGCCTTTTCTGCTACAGCCTACTTAAAGAAG GTCTAGTTTGA